Genomic window (Hydrogenimonas cancrithermarum):
CGAGCAGCGGGTCGGAGAGGCGCTGTTTATAGCGTTTGATCTCGATATCGCTGCAGCGGCAGGGTTGCACGGAGCTGAGCAGATTGCCGCAGGGACAGGGATTCTGTGCCGCGACAAACATGAAACGGGTCGTATACGCCACTTTACTGTTGACGCGCGAAATGAGCACCCTGTGATCCTGCAGCGGTTCGCGAAGCGCTTCGAGAACGGTTTTGGAGAAGTGGGGAAATTCGTCGAAAAAGAGGATGCCACCGTTTGCGAGGGCAACCTCCCCGATACGCGCCTGGCTCGATCCTCCTCCGAAGACACTCGGTTTGCTCGCCGAGTGGTGCGGGGAACGGAACGGGCGCAGCGGCTTGAATGTGGGCTCTTCGTCTCCCAGCAGCGCATACTGGTTCGCCTGCAGAATCTCATCGAGCGACATCGGCGGTAAAATATGACACAGGCGTTTGGCGATCATACTCTTTCCGCAGCCCGGGCTCCCCTCCATCAGCATATTGTGCATCCCCGCCGCAGCGATCAGTGCAGCCCGCTTGGCCACCTCCTGTCCTTTCACGTCGTGAAAATCTTCCGGGTACTCTCGCAGAAAGTGAAACCTCTCGGGGCCGATTTCGACCGAGTCCCCCTCGATGGGTGTCGCTTTCACCTCTTTGGGGGCCTGTTCATTTTTGCAGACGGCAACCGCCTCCGAAAGCGTCTCGACACCGATATAGGTAATGCCTGGAATGAGCGAGAGTTTTTCAAGCGATTCCACAGGCACCATGGCCTTGGTGACGAGGTTTTGATTTTTAAGAGAAAGCAGGATGGGAAAAATGGAGCGGGTATCTTTGAGCCTGCCGTCGAGCCCGAGCTCGCCAAAAACATAGAGGTTGTCCAGCTCTGTCGGATCGTTTTGAAGCGCGATGACAAGGGCGATGGCCAAGTCCATATGGCTGCCCGTTTTCTGAAGGTCGGAAGGACTCAGGTTCACGGTGATTTTGAGCGGAGGAAACGAAAAACCGTTGGTCAGAAGTGCAGCCTTGACCC
Coding sequences:
- a CDS encoding YifB family Mg chelatase-like AAA ATPase, whose protein sequence is MKQLLSATLDGIDAKPVDVEATFTKGLPAFGIVGLASSSIQEAKERVKAALLTNGFSFPPLKITVNLSPSDLQKTGSHMDLAIALVIALQNDPTELDNLYVFGELGLDGRLKDTRSIFPILLSLKNQNLVTKAMVPVESLEKLSLIPGITYIGVETLSEAVAVCKNEQAPKEVKATPIEGDSVEIGPERFHFLREYPEDFHDVKGQEVAKRAALIAAAGMHNMLMEGSPGCGKSMIAKRLCHILPPMSLDEILQANQYALLGDEEPTFKPLRPFRSPHHSASKPSVFGGGSSQARIGEVALANGGILFFDEFPHFSKTVLEALREPLQDHRVLISRVNSKVAYTTRFMFVAAQNPCPCGNLLSSVQPCRCSDIEIKRYKQRLSDPLLDRIEIYVQMQESGPDDRPSVDSASMHQKVIDTFCRQMERGQRRLNGKLEEREIESFCRLEGEAEAVLHKAVHSFGLSHRGVANVKKVARTIADLERSDSIEKAHLLEALSFRRRG